The Prochlorothrix hollandica PCC 9006 = CALU 1027 genome includes a region encoding these proteins:
- the rplL gene encoding 50S ribosomal protein L7/L12 has translation MSAKTDEILEALKTLSLLEASELVKQIEETFGVDASASGGGMMMMAPGMMGGGAAAAEPEEEKTEFDVVLDEVPADKKIAILKVVRTITGLGLKEAKELVEAAPKAVKEAIAKDAAEDIKKQLEEAGAKASVK, from the coding sequence ATGTCTGCCAAAACTGATGAAATCTTAGAAGCTCTAAAAACCCTGAGCCTGTTGGAAGCCTCTGAACTGGTTAAGCAAATTGAAGAGACCTTCGGCGTGGATGCTTCCGCATCTGGCGGCGGCATGATGATGATGGCCCCCGGCATGATGGGTGGCGGAGCTGCGGCTGCTGAGCCTGAGGAAGAGAAGACTGAGTTTGACGTGGTGCTGGATGAAGTGCCCGCCGACAAGAAGATTGCTATTCTGAAGGTGGTTCGGACTATCACCGGGTTGGGTCTGAAGGAAGCCAAGGAATTGGTGGAAGCTGCGCCTAAGGCTGTCAAGGAAGCCATTGCTAAGGACGCTGCTGAAGACATCAAGAAGCAGTTGGAAGAAGCCGGTGCTAAGGCTTCCGTTAAGTAA
- the rplA gene encoding 50S ribosomal protein L1: MTKKISRRLRELQAKVTDKAYEPLAALQLLKETATAKFPESAEAHIRLGIDPKYTDQQLRTTVALPKGTGQTIRIAVLARGEKVAEATAAGADLAGSEELIKDIQGGMLDFDLLIATPDMMKDIAKLGRLLGPRGLMPSPKGGTVTFELAQAIQEFKAGKLEFRADRTGIVHVMFGKAGFSAEDLLVNLKALQECIDRNRPSGAKGRYWRSLYVSATMGPSIEVDISTLRDLSLADAE; the protein is encoded by the coding sequence ATGACTAAGAAAATTTCTCGCCGCTTGCGTGAGTTGCAAGCAAAAGTTACTGACAAGGCCTACGAACCCTTGGCTGCCTTGCAATTGCTCAAGGAAACGGCTACGGCTAAATTCCCGGAGTCAGCCGAGGCCCATATTCGTCTCGGCATCGATCCCAAGTATACGGATCAACAGTTGCGCACCACCGTTGCCTTGCCCAAGGGTACCGGACAAACCATTCGCATTGCGGTGCTAGCGCGGGGTGAGAAGGTGGCAGAGGCCACGGCGGCTGGGGCTGACTTGGCCGGTTCGGAAGAATTGATTAAGGACATTCAAGGGGGAATGTTAGATTTTGACCTCTTGATCGCAACCCCTGATATGATGAAGGACATTGCTAAGTTAGGACGCTTGTTGGGTCCTCGCGGCTTAATGCCTTCACCGAAGGGTGGTACAGTGACCTTTGAATTAGCCCAAGCCATCCAGGAGTTCAAAGCTGGTAAGCTGGAATTCCGGGCCGATCGTACCGGGATTGTCCATGTTATGTTTGGCAAGGCAGGATTTTCTGCGGAAGATCTGTTGGTGAATCTCAAAGCTTTACAGGAATGTATCGATCGTAACCGTCCTTCTGGGGCTAAAGGTCGCTACTGGCGCAGCCTCTATGTATCTGCAACCATGGGACCTTCCATTGAAGTGGACATTAGTACGTTGCGGGATCTGAGCCTAGCGGACGCTGAGTAA
- the secE gene encoding preprotein translocase subunit SecE, producing MRSRKRDLGTPSETFNLVTFLKGTKEELDKVVWPTRQQLISESAAVLLMVSLSATVVYLVDNVFSWAARQVFG from the coding sequence CTGCGATCGCGTAAGCGTGACCTAGGGACTCCATCGGAAACCTTTAACCTCGTCACCTTCCTCAAGGGAACGAAGGAAGAACTCGACAAAGTCGTCTGGCCAACTCGTCAGCAACTGATTAGTGAGTCTGCTGCCGTTTTGTTGATGGTCAGTCTATCAGCCACGGTCGTTTACCTGGTTGATAACGTGTTTAGTTGGGCAGCACGTCAGGTATTCGGATGA
- the nusG gene encoding transcription termination/antitermination protein NusG produces MMATNESYDLPLDNLESQGEAVQVSAYETASRWYAVQVASGCEKRVKLNIEHRIQTLDVANRILQVEIPQTPTVKLKKDGSRQTVDEKTFPGYVLIRMVLDEDTWQAIKNTPNVINFVGAEQKSKSGNRGRGHVKPMPLTRSEVQRIFKRVEEQKTVVKVDMDEGDSVLVLSGPFKDFEGTVIEVSPERSKLKALLSIFGRDTPVELEFNQVKKQS; encoded by the coding sequence ATGATGGCGACGAACGAATCCTATGACCTTCCCCTAGACAACCTAGAATCCCAGGGGGAAGCGGTTCAGGTCTCTGCCTATGAGACAGCATCCCGTTGGTATGCTGTCCAGGTGGCTTCTGGCTGCGAAAAACGAGTCAAGCTAAACATTGAGCACCGGATCCAAACCTTGGATGTGGCTAACCGAATTTTGCAAGTGGAAATTCCCCAAACTCCCACGGTTAAGCTTAAGAAAGATGGTTCCCGCCAGACTGTAGATGAAAAAACCTTTCCTGGCTATGTGCTCATTCGTATGGTTCTGGATGAAGATACTTGGCAAGCCATTAAAAATACACCTAATGTTATTAACTTTGTTGGGGCAGAGCAAAAATCAAAATCAGGCAACCGAGGCCGTGGCCATGTGAAGCCGATGCCCCTCACCCGTTCTGAAGTTCAACGAATCTTCAAGCGCGTAGAAGAGCAGAAAACGGTGGTTAAGGTGGACATGGATGAGGGTGACAGTGTTTTGGTGCTCTCGGGTCCCTTTAAGGACTTTGAAGGAACTGTGATTGAAGTCAGCCCAGAACGCAGTAAACTGAAAGCCCTACTCTCTATTTTTGGCCGCGATACGCCGGTGGAATTAGAGTTTAACCAGGTCAAGAAACAGTCTTAA
- the rplK gene encoding 50S ribosomal protein L11, translating to MAKKVVAMIKLALPAGKANPAPPVGPALGQHGVNIMAFCKEYNARTADQVGLVIPVEISVFEDRSFTFILKTPPASVLISKAAGVDKGSGQANKVKVGSITRAQLQEIAQTKMPDLNARDIDAAMRIVEGTAKNMGVTVQD from the coding sequence ATGGCGAAGAAAGTTGTCGCAATGATTAAGCTAGCGCTTCCCGCTGGGAAGGCTAACCCCGCCCCGCCTGTTGGCCCTGCCCTGGGTCAGCACGGGGTCAATATCATGGCATTCTGTAAAGAATATAATGCCAGAACTGCGGATCAGGTGGGCTTGGTGATTCCGGTTGAAATTTCGGTGTTTGAAGACCGAAGCTTCACCTTTATCCTCAAAACCCCTCCGGCTTCCGTCTTGATTTCTAAGGCCGCTGGGGTGGATAAAGGATCCGGTCAAGCCAATAAGGTGAAGGTCGGTTCCATTACCCGTGCCCAGTTGCAGGAAATTGCCCAAACCAAAATGCCTGATCTCAATGCCCGTGACATTGATGCTGCCATGCGGATTGTGGAAGGAACTGCCAAGAACATGGGTGTCACCGTCCAGGACTAA
- the rplJ gene encoding 50S ribosomal protein L10: MGRSPSNKREIVADLKAQLDQCLLAIVVDYAGLSVSEITQLRDSLYPLGASCKVTKNTLMRIAIEDNETWKPMQQFLNGTNAFLLIQDDLPGAIKAYQAFQKATKKTAIRGGAMEGTALSDQQIAALTELPTKEELYARIAGGIKAIPTKLAVGTNAVPTKLAVGIKEVPNKLARALQAVADKDPEAA, encoded by the coding sequence ATGGGAAGAAGTCCCAGTAATAAACGAGAGATTGTAGCCGATCTGAAGGCCCAGTTAGACCAATGTTTACTGGCCATTGTGGTTGACTACGCCGGTCTTTCAGTGTCTGAAATTACCCAATTACGGGATAGTCTATATCCCCTGGGTGCATCCTGTAAGGTGACTAAAAACACCTTAATGAGGATTGCCATTGAGGATAACGAAACCTGGAAACCGATGCAGCAGTTCCTCAATGGAACCAATGCGTTTTTGTTGATTCAGGATGATTTGCCGGGAGCCATTAAGGCTTATCAGGCTTTTCAAAAAGCCACTAAAAAAACCGCCATTCGTGGTGGTGCCATGGAGGGGACAGCGCTATCTGATCAACAGATTGCTGCCCTGACAGAATTGCCCACGAAGGAAGAGCTTTACGCTCGGATTGCGGGGGGCATCAAAGCGATTCCCACCAAGCTGGCCGTGGGCACCAATGCGGTACCGACCAAATTGGCGGTGGGTATCAAGGAAGTCCCCAACAAGCTGGCACGGGCACTGCAAGCCGTGGCCGACAAAGATCCAGAAGCAGCCTAG